The proteins below are encoded in one region of uncultured Eubacteriales bacterium:
- a CDS encoding hypothetical protein (Evidence 5 : No homology to any previously reported sequences): protein MDPSVSLKRRIPRSVEIRGETLDISALRVYYRFRNRQFHNEWYVGARFKARPTGKRVRIPRNAVAVLAKRSST, encoded by the coding sequence TTGGATCCCTCTGTGTCCTTGAAGCGCCGCATACCTCGTTCCGTGGAAATACGGGGTGAAACCCTTGACATAAGCGCTCTGCGGGTGTATTATAGGTTTAGAAACAGACAATTTCATAATGAGTGGTATGTAGGTGCGCGCTTTAAAGCGCGCCCAACAGGGAAGCGGGTGAGAATCCCGCGCAATGCCGTTGCTGTATTGGCGAAGCGGTCCTCAACATAG
- a CDS encoding Ethanolamine utilization protein EutQ yields the protein MNVSEELIREIVAKVLQESVSASAPKPDFEKHVDPSGIIGIKTSTVKCEPFGQDGVTLKDVVTLEEAPRMGCGVMELDHTSFEWTLTYDEYDLVIEGTLEIEIDGRVVVGQPGDIIYIPKNSHIHFQTPNKTRYAYFVYPANWQTLT from the coding sequence ATGAACGTAAGCGAAGAACTGATCCGCGAAATTGTCGCCAAGGTCCTCCAGGAGTCTGTCTCGGCCAGCGCACCCAAACCGGACTTTGAAAAGCATGTGGACCCCAGCGGCATCATCGGCATTAAAACCAGCACCGTGAAGTGCGAACCCTTCGGCCAGGACGGCGTAACCCTTAAGGACGTGGTCACACTTGAAGAGGCCCCCCGTATGGGCTGCGGCGTCATGGAGCTGGACCACACCAGTTTCGAGTGGACCCTAACCTACGACGAGTACGATCTCGTCATCGAAGGCACGCTGGAGATCGAAATCGATGGGCGTGTGGTGGTGGGCCAACCCGGGGATATCATCTATATCCCCAAGAACAGCCATATCCACTTCCAGACCCCCAACAAGACTCGCTACGCCTATTTCGTCTACCCCGCGAACTGGCAAACCCTCACCTGA
- a CDS encoding Adenosyl cobinamide kinase/adenosyl cobinamide phosphate guanylyltransferase: MVLIIGGLAAGKREYVSLTYGYYPENMADGLLDGRPVLYNLQDLVRRDPGVAEDLLPVLLAKEIVICNEVGGGVVPLDRDERLWREACGRLCVKLAANAQRVIRVCCGIPQVLKG; encoded by the coding sequence ATGGTTTTGATCATCGGCGGTCTTGCCGCCGGAAAGCGGGAATATGTGAGTCTTACCTACGGGTACTACCCGGAGAACATGGCGGACGGCCTGCTGGATGGCCGCCCGGTGCTCTATAACCTCCAGGACCTGGTGCGGCGCGACCCCGGCGTCGCGGAGGACCTCCTTCCGGTTTTGCTGGCCAAGGAGATCGTGATCTGCAACGAGGTGGGGGGGGGCGTCGTCCCGCTGGACAGGGACGAGCGTCTCTGGCGGGAGGCCTGCGGCAGACTCTGCGTCAAGCTGGCCGCCAACGCCCAGCGGGTGATCCGCGTCTGCTGCGGAATCCCCCAGGTTCTGAAGGGCTAG
- a CDS encoding Fructose-2,6-bisphosphatase translates to MEVSLIRHAQTAGNLARRYVGLTDEPLCPAGRDAAAASGINPGLEIVYISPLRRAAETAAIKFPNARQLVLPNLREMDFGAFEYRTADEMAEDEAYTRWVNGGCTAPCPRGEGLEEFQARSCWGFAQAVKETIAEGRQRLVVVAHGGTVMAVMGRYARPARSYFDWAVGNCGGYRAGLDAARWPVEPRLTDPISF, encoded by the coding sequence ATGGAAGTAAGCCTGATTCGCCACGCCCAGACGGCGGGAAACCTGGCGCGCCGCTACGTCGGGCTCACGGACGAGCCGCTCTGTCCTGCCGGGCGGGATGCAGCCGCGGCCTCCGGGATCAACCCCGGCTTGGAGATCGTCTATATCAGCCCTCTGCGCCGGGCGGCGGAGACGGCGGCCATCAAGTTCCCCAATGCGCGCCAGCTCGTACTGCCAAATCTCAGGGAGATGGACTTCGGCGCCTTTGAGTACCGCACCGCGGACGAGATGGCGGAGGACGAGGCGTATACCCGGTGGGTAAACGGTGGCTGTACTGCTCCCTGCCCCAGAGGCGAGGGCCTGGAGGAGTTCCAGGCGAGGAGCTGTTGGGGCTTTGCCCAAGCGGTAAAAGAGACCATAGCCGAGGGGCGGCAGCGGCTGGTGGTGGTTGCCCATGGCGGCACGGTGATGGCGGTTATGGGCCGCTACGCCCGCCCTGCCCGGTCCTATTTTGACTGGGCAGTAGGCAACTGCGGCGGCTACCGGGCCGGGCTTGATGCGGCCCGCTGGCCTGTGGAGCCCCGGCTGACGGACCCTATAAGCTTTTAG